Below is a genomic region from Ignavibacteria bacterium.
GCTCTGCGTTCACCGAGGAGTATTTGTTCGGAAAGTTGTGATACTTCCATCGCAGTCAGTTGAAAAGCACCAAAGAACAAATAGCAAATGACAAATAAATTTCAAAGACAAAATTCCAATATTTGGTTTTGAAATTTGGAAATTGAATTTTGGATTTTATTTGTAATTTGAAATTTGACATTTGGAATTTAAATAAGTAGAATGGCAATCATTATCGTGTGCTCCTAAAATATTCCACCGTACGTTTCAATCCTTCTTCAAGATTTACTTTTTGTTTCCAACCAAGTGCAGAAGAAATTTCTATTGTTGAAAGAACGCTGCGTTTTTGTTCTCCCGCTTTTGCTTCGCCGTGTTTCTCGGTTGCGTTGGAATTGCAAAGTTTTCTGATTGTGTGAAATAATTCATTCACATTCGTTTCAATTCCCGTTCCGATGTTGTATTCGGTTGAAACATTATCGTTCAACGCGAGAAGATTTGCTTGCACAACATCTTCCACAAAAACATAATCGCGCGTTTGCATTCCATCGCCGTTGATAATTGGTTGTTCACCGTTCAACATTTTCGACGCGAAGATTGCAACAACACCTGCTTCTCCCATCGTGCTTTGTCGCGGGCCATACACATTTGCGTATCGAAGCGCTGTGTAGTTCAAACCGAAAACTTCTTTGTAGTAGAATAAATATTTTTCTGTTGTGAGTTTTGCAATACCATACGGAGAAAGCGGTCGTTGCGGATGTTGTTCA
It encodes:
- a CDS encoding NAD-dependent epimerase/dehydratase family protein, translating into MKILITGGAGFIASHIVDAYINVGHNVAIVDNLSTGFERNVNPKATFFNIDIRSEELQSVFAEFRPDVVNHHAAQMDVRKSVANPTFDAEINILGGINLLECCKEYSVKKFIFASTGGAIYGEQDYFPADEQHPQRPLSPYGIAKLTTEKYLFYYKEVFGLNYTALRYANVYGPRQSTMGEAGVVAIFASKMLNGEQPIINGDGMQTRDYVFVEDVVQANLLALNDNVSTEYNIGTGIETNVNELFHTIRKLCNSNATEKHGEAKAGEQKRSVLSTIEISSALGWKQKVNLEEGLKRTVEYFRSTR